Below is a genomic region from Halogeometricum sp. S1BR25-6.
CAGCGACGCCAACTCCGCGACGGTCACGTCCCGCGGGCGGGAGTAGTAGCCGTGTTCGACGGCCGTTTCGAGCACCTCCCAGTGCGCGGGCGACAACTGCGCGGCGACCCGCGAGTCGACGTCCCAGTTGCCGGCGCGGGAGAGGTGCGACACTTCGAGGGCGAGTCCCTCCCGGAGGTCCGACTCGATGGCGTCGTACAGGTCGCCGATGGGTTGTTCGCCCGGATAGAGGATGCGCCAACGGTACTCGCCGTCGGTGCGCCGGGACTCGAAGACGACGCCGTCGCCGAGGTGGTCGACGACGTGGTGCGGGATAGAGTGACAGCGGTGAACTTCCTCCCGGTAGGTGTAGACCGTTCGGGCGTTCGTCTTCCGGTCGAGGACGTGGTACATCCGAGCGGTGTCGCAGTTCACCACGTCGAAGCACTCGTTGCAGCGGTCCTCGTCGAGGAACAGGTCGTCGAACGACGCCAGCGCCTCCTTCTCCCCCCGGACGTGGTCGATGCGCCACATCCGGTCGTGGGTCGTGAAACAGGTCGAAGAGCGCGTGGTGAGCGCCGGGTACTCGAAGAAGAGGTCCATCAGGTCGTCCGCGCCCCGTTCGAACGTGACGACGAACTCGAACTCTCGCATGGGACGGGCTTTCGACCGGACGAACTTAGCTTGTGCTAACTTACTCGACCGCTCGGACGAAGAATGAGAAGCGCTCGAATGGGATGATAATTCGGTGCCGATATCGGGTCTAGCAGGTGCTAACGACAGGTCGATGGACGTGGTGGACCGAGTAACTATCGTGAATCAGACGACAGACGTTCGAGAGACCCGATCGCCGCCGGCCGACGCACCCGAACGGAACGACGCGGAGAGAGACCGATGAACGGAGACGTGACGCGGTACGAGAGCGACACCCTCGACGCCACCGCGGGGTACGGCGTCCGGAAGCGAAACTTCCAACTCGTCTTCTTCGACGGGAAGTTCCCGACCCGCGCGGACGCCGACGGGATGGACCTCGAAGAACAGACCGCCGACGCCCTCGAACACGTCGAGACGGCGGTCCGGCGCGCCGGCGTGAAGATGGACGACGTGCTTCGGACGACCGTCTACACGACGGAGGCGGACCGCACCGACGACATCGAGGCGGCGTACGAGACGTACTTCGCGGACCGACGACCCGCGATGACCGTCGTCGGAGTGGCCGACCTGCCGGACGGCGCGGCGGTCCAAATCGAGGCGACGGCCGTCGAGCGCTGACGGCGGGACACTACGTTTTAGGCGCACCGAAAAACCGGAACGGTTTTGTTGTTTTAGGGTTGCCTAAATCTATGGCACGAGACGACGAGGAGTTCGAGCGGCCGACGCGACGGAGATACCTGGCGTACGGCGGGGCGCTGGTGGGCGCCGGACTGCTTACCGGGTGCGCGGGAAGTGAGTCCGAGTCGACGGCGACGAACGCAACCGCAACCGCGGCGGGAACGGGGACGTCGACCGGCACCGCAACCGAAGCGAACGAATCGACCGCGACGAGCGAGGAGTCCTACGCGGTGTCGATGGAACCGATGGGCGAGATGGCGTTCGACTCGGTACCGGAGCGCTGGGTTGCCTACGACGGCGGCTACGCGGACATGGCCGTTGCGCTCGGACGCGGCGACGCAATCGCCGGTATCGGCGGCGCCGACCGCTACTACACCGACGCGTACGACGAACTGCCCGGCGTGGGCGTGAACGAGGCGGCGCTGGAGAGCCACCCGGAGGTTCGGACCAAAGAGGAGTTCTACGAACTCGACGCGGACGTGCACCTGTACGACCCGTACATGCTCGTCAACTGGTTCGATTGGAGCGAGGGAGACGTCGAGGAGGTTGCGACGAACGTCGCGCCGTTCTTCGGGAACCTCATCTTTCGGCGCTCGGACGAGTGGCACGACTACCGCTACTACACGCTGTACGAGGCGTTCGAGAAGGTGGCCCGGTTGTTCCGGGAGACGGAGCGCTACGAGGCGTTCGCCTCGCTGCACGAGGAGTTTCTCTCCGACCTGCGGTCGCGACTGCCGCCGGAGTCCGAACGACCGAACGTGTTTCTCACTTACGAGGGCACCGACGAACCCGAGACGTTCTCGTCGTACCGCCTGCACGACAAGGGGACGAGCAAGAAGCAGTGGCGCGACTTGGGCGTCGCGGACGCCCTCGACGGCACGGACATCGAGAACCTGAGCACGACCAACCGCGGCGAACTCGACTACGAGACCCTGCTCGAAGTCGACCCGGACGTGATACTGATTCGCGGGCACGAACGCGACTCGGCGGCCGAGTTCCGCGAGACGGTGCTGGCGTACATGCGCGACCACGCCGTCGGCGGCGAACTGACGGCCGTACAGGAGGGGCGCGTCTACCGGGGCGGGTACCTCAACCAGGGGCCCATCCACAACCTCTTTCTGACCGAACGCGCCGCGAAGCAGCTCTATCCGGACGAGTTCGGCGAAGTGACCGGCGACGCGGACCTGTTCGACCGCCGGCGGGTCGCCGACATCATCAACGGGGAGTTCTGAGCGGTCGCGGACGCCGGCCCTCGGTTCCCCGCCGCTTCGGCCCGAAACAAAGCACCTATTGGTCCGCCCGGAGTCGTCCGGTGCATGAGCGATACGAGTGTGAAGAACGAAGAATCGATTCGTAACGACGGGCGAGCGGGTCCGCTCCGAATCGCCGTCGTCGGCGGCGGCTACATCGGGACGACGGTCGGCGACCAGTTCGTCGAACACGAGGACGCGAGCGTCGTCGCCCTCGTCGACATCGACGAGTCGGTGCTGGCGGAGGCCGGCGAGGAGTTGGGGGTCGACGCGGACTCCCGCTACGACGACTACGAGACGATGCTGGACGCGGAGTCGCTGGACGCCGTCCTCATCGGGACGCCGCACACGCTGCACTACGACCAGATTCTCGCCGCGTTCGACCGCGACCTGCACGTCTTCTGCGACAAGCCGCTGACGACGGACCTCGACCAGGCGCGCGACCTCGTAGAGCGAGACGAGAAGCGCGAGGAGGTGCTGATGGTCGGCTACCAGCGTCACCTCTACGAGGCGTTCATCCGGGCCCGCGAACTGTGGGACGAGGAGGACCGCGAACCGCGCTGGATAACCGCGGAGGTGTCGCAGGACTGGGTCGACCGCTTCGAGGGCGCGTGGCGGCAGAACCCCGCGCTCTCCGGCGGCGGCTACCTGTACGACACGGGGAGCCACCTGCTCGACGGCGTGCTCTGGAGCACCCGACTCACCCCCGAGGCCGTCTCGGCGAACATGCAGTTCATCGACGACGAGAAGGAGGTCGACGGCCGCGCGAACGTCACGATTCGGTTCACGAACGGCGCCACGGCGTCGTTCTCGCTGTCGGGCGAGACGCCCTGCATGCGCGAGCACATCCGGATGTGGGACGAGCAGGGGGCGATAGCGCTCAACAGCAAGGACTGGGAGCCCAGCGAGTACGTCGAGATAGACGAGGAGAGCGGTGAACACCGCCCGCGCCTCCCGCGCGCCGACCAGCAGACGAAGGCCGAGGCGTTCCTCGAAGCGATCGAGACGGGCGAGGAACCCGCGGCGACGGCGCTCGACGGCCTCCGGGTGACTGCCGTCACCGAGGCGGCCTACGAGTCCGCCCGGAGCGACGGGTCGTTCGTCGCCGTCGACCCCGAGGACGTGGCGCTGGACTGAACTCGACCGACACGCAGAGGGCGGAGGGCGTTGTTCTATTCCACGCCGCCGACGCCCGAGGCGGCGTCCGGCAGGTCGTGCGCCGTCGCGTCGAGTCCGAGGGCTTCGAGCGCCTCCGCGAGGTGTTCGTCCTTGGCGTAGTCCGCGCCGTCGGCCTCGCGTATCTCCTGGGTCTTCGCGAGCACCTCGGCGCGCCGGTCGTCGGGGATGTCGTATTTGTCCGTCGAGAGTTCGATGACGAGACCGTTGTTGTCGTGGGTGTACAGCGAGTAGAAGATGCCCCGGTCGAAGATGTTGTAGTTGCGGCCGTCGTCCTCGATGGCCTGCACCATCTCGCCGAACTCCTCGGGGGCGACGCTGAAACAGAGGTGGTGGACGGAACCGACGCCGCCGCGTTGGCCCCCGCGGTTGGACTGCCGGTCGTCGCTGACGAAGAACGTCACGATGCGGCCGTCGCCGGTGTCAAAGAACAGGTGCGTCTGCGAGGGGTCGTCGAGGTTCGGTTGCCGGAGGACGAGGCGCATCCCCAGGAGGTCGCGGTAGAACGCGACGGTGTCCTCCTCGTTGCTTCCCCAGATGGTCACGTGGTCGGTGCCGGTGGTGTGGAAGGGGCTGTCCGGGAGGTCCGCGGTGACGGGATTCTCTTCACTCATATCAGGACGTACACGCGGAACGACAATAAGTCGGGTAGTAACATTCGAGTCTCCCCGTGCGGTGCGTGCCGGTCCGTTCGGCCGCCCGTCGGCGACGACCCCCGTCGGTACCGGCGAGAACCCATAGCCGTACAAACACATTTTGCGCTGAAGCGAGTGTCCCCCGGACATGGCAAACGTAATCGTCGTCGGAGGCGGTCCCGCCGGTCTGAGCGCCGCGATGTTCGCGCGGAAGAACGGTCTCGAAACCACCGTGTTCGACACCGACAAGACGTGGATGCACAAGGCCCACCTGTTCAACTATCCCGGAATCGGCTCGCAGGACGGAACCGTGTTCATGGAGACGCTCCGCCGGCAGGTGGACGCGTTCGGCGTCGAACGCGAGGAGGCCGAGGTGACCGACGTGTCGTCGGACGGCGACGGCTTCACCGTCACCGTCGACGGCGAGGACCACGAGGCCGACTACGTCGTCCTCGCGACCGGCGCGAACCGCGACCTCGCGGAGTCGCTGGGCTGTGACCTCACCGACGAGGACACCGTCGACGTCGGCGTGACGATGGAGACGAGCGTCGAGGGCGCCTACGCCACGGGCGCGATGGTCCGCACCGAGGAGTGGCAGGCCGTCATCGCCGCCGGCGACGGCGCCGCCGCCGCGCTCAACATCCTCTCGACGGAGAAGGGCGAGAACTACCACGACTTCGACGTGCCGGCCGACGCCGACGAGACGTTCGGCGGCATGGTCGACGAGGACGTCTGAGCGGTCGCCGCGCGGACCCGTTTCTCTCTTTATTTCGACAGTTTCGCCCCGTCCGAACGGAAACTGCAAAGAGCGTCGGACGCGGTGGGAGTACCGGACCCGTGCGATACCACCGAAGCGCAGTGCTCGTCGGCCTCGTCGTTCTCGCCCTCGCGGGGAGCATCCTGCTCGGCGCGCCCGGGAGCGAGGAGACGGTGCTGCCGCGGGAGAACCAACTCATCCAACCGGAGGACACCGGGACGCAGGTGTGGCCGTACACCAGTCGGAGTCGGTCCGTGACGGGCCGAACCCTCGCGCTCAACGTCCTCATCGTCGGCGACCCCGACCGGACGAAGCGGGCGCTGACGAACCGCGCGGAGACGAACTGGACGACCGTCGAGGGTGACGAGGCCACTGCCGGCGAGTCGGAGTGGCAACCGGCCCGCGGCGCGTCGCGCTACACCTACGTCACCGTCGACCCGAACATCACCGGCCGCTGGTTCGAGTCGGAGTACCAGTTGGCGACCGGCACCTACCTCGGCCAACGAGTGCACATCCGCGCGTACCCGGCGCCCTCGGGCAACTGGACGGCGTTTCAGGCGCACACCGAGTACTGGGATTGGCTCCGCCTGCGGCACACCGTCACCGGCGTCGCCCCCGGCGCCAGATTCCTCGAACGCGACCTGCGCGACGAACCGTTCGTCGAGCGCATCAGCCGCGAGTACCACGGTCTCGGCGGGGGCGGCAGCGACGGCTGGATAACGATAATCGAACTCGTCTCGGCCGCGGGCGCGGCCGGCGCGGCCGCCTCCATCGTACCGCTCGGGGACCGACACCGCGACGTCGCCGACGCCGCCGTCCTCCCGGTGACGCTCGCGGGTCTCGTCCTAGGCGTCCGGTCGGCCGGAATCGCGCTGGAGCACGCGATTCCGGGCGTCACCCCGAAACTGTTCGCCGCGGTGCTCTACCCCGTCGTCGTCGCCGGCCCGCCGTTCCTCGTCACCATCTTCGCGCGCGACCGGCCGGCGACGCGGTCGGCGCTGCTCGCCGCCGCGGGACTGGGCGCCGGCGTCGTCCTCGACCTCGGCGCCGTGGGCGCGACGACCGTCTCCGTGCAGTTCGTCCTCCACCGGGTGGCGCTGGTCAGCGCGCTCGGCCTGTTCGCGGTCGGCGTCGCGCGCCAGGACAGGCGGACCATCAGCGCCGGAGCCGTGGCGTGGCTCGTGGCGCTGGGGCTACCGCTGTTCGGCATCGTGTGAACCGAAACGGTGAGTGAACAGGGTCGACGAGGCGGCTACTCCTCGCCGAGCGAGCGGTAGATGGCGACGCCGTCGTTCTCGAAGGCGAGTTCCCAGCGCTGCGAGGCCTCGAAGGAGCGTTCGAGCGTGCCGAACTGCACCTCGCTGGCGCCGCGGACCGTGTAGTGGCCCTTCGGGACGTAGACGTAGTCGGGGTTCGCGTCCACCGACTGCATCGCCGTCTCCACGCAGGTTGCGCTCTGACAGGTCGAGGCGTTCACGTAGGCGTCCGTCTGCCCCTCGTACACCTCCGGCTCCTCCCACTCGACGCCCCACATCCCGACCAGAATCGTCCGCTGGGTCAGCGCCGGGAACCACTCGGCGGCGTCGCCGAGGACGACGAACGTCGCGTCCGACGGCGTCTCGGCCGCGGCCCACGCCATCGCGTCCACCGCCTCGTCGTCGAGGAACTCGGGCGTCGAGGGGTCTGACGGGAGCGTGTTCTGGTAGGCGAGAACCGTCCCCCCGCCGAGGGACGCGACGACGACCAAGAGCGCGACGCCCGCGGCGCGCCAGTCGAGGCCGCCCGTCCGGCCGTCGAGGGTCCGCGCGAACCGTTCGGTGGGGGAGAAGCGACGCACGGCGTCGAAGCCGGCGGCGACGAGGGCGAACGTTCCGACGGTGTAGACGAACCGGGGCTGTTGGAACAGCAGTTCCGCGGCGGCGACCCACGCCGGGAGCAGTAGGTCCCGGCGGACGGCGAGGAGGTAGGCCGCGGCGAGCAACGGGACGAGCGTGTACAGCGAGATGCCGCCGAATATCGCCTCGACGCCGCCGCCGATGCCGCCGTGGGTCCCCGCGGCGGAGGTGAACACGTCGGGACCGTGCGTGGAGACGGCCCAGAGGAGCCACGGGCTGGCGATGACCGCGCCGCCGACGCCGACGACGGCGCCGCGGAGGAGACCGGCGAGCGAGCGGTCGAGCACGAGCCAGAGCAACAGGTAGCTCACGACGGTGAACAGGGTGTACGTCGGGTGCGACAGCACCGTCAGTCCGAAGGCGACGACGCCCGCGACCAGTGCGCGGCGGTCGCCGGTCGTAAACAATCGGTAGCCCGCGCAGATGGCCGTCAGCGCGTACAGGAAGGCGAACCCGCGGACGACCCCACCCGCCGAGAGGTGCCACTCCAGTATCTGCGGGTTCAGCGCGACGCCCGCCGCCGCGACGGTCCCCGCCGGCCGCGAGTCCAGCAGGTCGCGGGCGAGCACGTACACGGGAATCTGAACGGCGACGACGGCCACCGCGGGGAGGAAGCGCGCGACGGCGACCGGGCCGAATCCGATGTCGCGGAGCACCGCGAACACGTAGAACTGCAGCGGCGGGTAGGCGAAGGGGACGCCGTCAGCCGTGTAGCCGGGGATGCGCGCCGGCGGGAGGTAGCCGTTCGCGGCGATTTCGCGGGCGATCTGCGCGTACAGGCCCGCGCCGTAGGCCGGGTAGGGGTTCGTCGCGAGGTACACGGCAACGGAGACCAGTGCCGGGAGGACCGCCAAGACGAGCCACCTGCGGTCGCGCACGTCGAGGGGGTGGCCGCCCTCGTGCCGGGGTGAGCGGGCGAACCGGGAACGAAGCGAAGAGTCTGCCACGTCTACTTCCTCCGAACGCGGAGCGGCGACTGAAAGCTAACGGTACGGCTCGACCAGCGGTACTCGAGCGTCCCCCAGACGGCGAGCGACCCGAGGAGCGCGAGGACGGCGAGGCCCTCGAGGAAGCCCACCCAGCGCGGGAAGGCGTAGGAAATCGCGTTGCGCACCGTCGCCGGAACCAGCGACGCGACGCGCGAGGTCAGCGTCGGTTCGAGGTCCGACGCCGTCCGCGAGGGGAGGCCGAGGCTCGCGG
It encodes:
- a CDS encoding VOC family protein — encoded protein: MSEENPVTADLPDSPFHTTGTDHVTIWGSNEEDTVAFYRDLLGMRLVLRQPNLDDPSQTHLFFDTGDGRIVTFFVSDDRQSNRGGQRGGVGSVHHLCFSVAPEEFGEMVQAIEDDGRNYNIFDRGIFYSLYTHDNNGLVIELSTDKYDIPDDRRAEVLAKTQEIREADGADYAKDEHLAEALEALGLDATAHDLPDAASGVGGVE
- a CDS encoding glycosyltransferase family 39 protein, translating into MADSSLRSRFARSPRHEGGHPLDVRDRRWLVLAVLPALVSVAVYLATNPYPAYGAGLYAQIAREIAANGYLPPARIPGYTADGVPFAYPPLQFYVFAVLRDIGFGPVAVARFLPAVAVVAVQIPVYVLARDLLDSRPAGTVAAAGVALNPQILEWHLSAGGVVRGFAFLYALTAICAGYRLFTTGDRRALVAGVVAFGLTVLSHPTYTLFTVVSYLLLWLVLDRSLAGLLRGAVVGVGGAVIASPWLLWAVSTHGPDVFTSAAGTHGGIGGGVEAIFGGISLYTLVPLLAAAYLLAVRRDLLLPAWVAAAELLFQQPRFVYTVGTFALVAAGFDAVRRFSPTERFARTLDGRTGGLDWRAAGVALLVVVASLGGGTVLAYQNTLPSDPSTPEFLDDEAVDAMAWAAAETPSDATFVVLGDAAEWFPALTQRTILVGMWGVEWEEPEVYEGQTDAYVNASTCQSATCVETAMQSVDANPDYVYVPKGHYTVRGASEVQFGTLERSFEASQRWELAFENDGVAIYRSLGEE
- a CDS encoding NAD(P)/FAD-dependent oxidoreductase, producing MANVIVVGGGPAGLSAAMFARKNGLETTVFDTDKTWMHKAHLFNYPGIGSQDGTVFMETLRRQVDAFGVEREEAEVTDVSSDGDGFTVTVDGEDHEADYVVLATGANRDLAESLGCDLTDEDTVDVGVTMETSVEGAYATGAMVRTEEWQAVIAAGDGAAAALNILSTEKGENYHDFDVPADADETFGGMVDEDV
- a CDS encoding ABC transporter substrate-binding protein, which translates into the protein MARDDEEFERPTRRRYLAYGGALVGAGLLTGCAGSESESTATNATATAAGTGTSTGTATEANESTATSEESYAVSMEPMGEMAFDSVPERWVAYDGGYADMAVALGRGDAIAGIGGADRYYTDAYDELPGVGVNEAALESHPEVRTKEEFYELDADVHLYDPYMLVNWFDWSEGDVEEVATNVAPFFGNLIFRRSDEWHDYRYYTLYEAFEKVARLFRETERYEAFASLHEEFLSDLRSRLPPESERPNVFLTYEGTDEPETFSSYRLHDKGTSKKQWRDLGVADALDGTDIENLSTTNRGELDYETLLEVDPDVILIRGHERDSAAEFRETVLAYMRDHAVGGELTAVQEGRVYRGGYLNQGPIHNLFLTERAAKQLYPDEFGEVTGDADLFDRRRVADIINGEF
- a CDS encoding RidA family protein, with protein sequence MNGDVTRYESDTLDATAGYGVRKRNFQLVFFDGKFPTRADADGMDLEEQTADALEHVETAVRRAGVKMDDVLRTTVYTTEADRTDDIEAAYETYFADRRPAMTVVGVADLPDGAAVQIEATAVER
- a CDS encoding Gfo/Idh/MocA family protein, whose product is MSDTSVKNEESIRNDGRAGPLRIAVVGGGYIGTTVGDQFVEHEDASVVALVDIDESVLAEAGEELGVDADSRYDDYETMLDAESLDAVLIGTPHTLHYDQILAAFDRDLHVFCDKPLTTDLDQARDLVERDEKREEVLMVGYQRHLYEAFIRARELWDEEDREPRWITAEVSQDWVDRFEGAWRQNPALSGGGYLYDTGSHLLDGVLWSTRLTPEAVSANMQFIDDEKEVDGRANVTIRFTNGATASFSLSGETPCMREHIRMWDEQGAIALNSKDWEPSEYVEIDEESGEHRPRLPRADQQTKAEAFLEAIETGEEPAATALDGLRVTAVTEAAYESARSDGSFVAVDPEDVALD
- a CDS encoding helix-turn-helix domain-containing protein, with translation MREFEFVVTFERGADDLMDLFFEYPALTTRSSTCFTTHDRMWRIDHVRGEKEALASFDDLFLDEDRCNECFDVVNCDTARMYHVLDRKTNARTVYTYREEVHRCHSIPHHVVDHLGDGVVFESRRTDGEYRWRILYPGEQPIGDLYDAIESDLREGLALEVSHLSRAGNWDVDSRVAAQLSPAHWEVLETAVEHGYYSRPRDVTVAELASLLDAPRSTVQYRLRTAEDLIVEQFVDAAL